CCGCGAGACGGATAAGCCGTTCCTCATGCCAGTCGAGGACGTTTTCACCATCACCGGCCGTGGCACGGTTGTGACCGGACGTATCGAGCGCGGCTCGGTCAACGTCAACGAAGAGGTCGAGATCGTCGGCATCCGCCCCGGCTCGACCAAGACCACGGTCACCGGTATCGAGATGTTCCGTAAGCTGCTCGACTCGGGCCAGGCCGGCGACAACGTCGGACTGCTCGTTCGTGGCATCAAGCGTGAAGATGTCGAGCGTGGACAGGTTGTCATCAAGCCGGGCACCACGACTCCCCACACGGAGTTCGAGGGCAACGCTTACATCCTGTCCAAGGACGAGGGCGGCCGTCACACGCCGTTCTTCAACAACTACCGCCCGCAGTTCTACTTCCGTACCACGGACGTAACGGGCGTCGTGACCCTTCCCGAGGGCACCGAGATGGTTATGCCCGGTGACAACACCGAGATGACTGTCGTGCTGATCCAGCCGGTCGCCATGGACGAGGGCCTGCGTTTCGCTATCCGCGAGGGCGGTCGTACCGTCGGCGCCGGTCGCGTCACGAAGATCATCAAGTGATCTAGCTTCACTCGAAAAGAGGCGTCCATCTCCGTAAGGAGGTGGACGCCTCTTTTTTTGTGTTCTCGTACCCGCTGACATCCCGCTTGAATGGTCCACTCATACGATCAGATAGCTACAAGGAATCACTCGTGCACATCGAGCTACTTGGACGGCACCGCAGCGTTCACATGCATCTGGATTCGAAGAGCGACTGCTCCGCCTTCGACGGACTCGGCAACGAACTCCGCCTTCTTCTCGGCGGCCCGTGTGAAGGCGTCGATGTCGATGGCAGGGGATGCCGACACGGTGACCGCTAGCGTCGCGGTACCTCGGTCGTCGATAGCTCGGCCCCTGGAGGATTCGACTTCGGGGAACGTCGAGAGATCAGTGGCGATCCCGCGTGCCAGGGCGCCGAGGTCGACTCGGACCGCGAGGGCTTCCTCGGCGTAGATCTGCATCGTCCCGGTGCGCCGCGGCGACAGGTTGCCGATAATCAGTGCAATTGCACCGATGGCGCTGACGATGGCAGTCGCGGCGAGTGCTGCTTCCCACCAGTCTTGCGCCGGTAGTTCCGCGATCGTGGCCCGATCGAATCGAGACAGAGTGCGCACCGCGAGCGGAAGGTCGAAGTACCAGGCGAGCGCGAATGCGCCGGCCCCGAGCAGCGCGACGCCGAGTAGAACGACGAGCAGACGGTCGACGACTGCAGTTGCGCGCTTCATCTGCGTGCCTGGTGGAGTCGGATTCGGGTGTCTCTGGCGTCGGCCAGTACCGACAGCGTCGGTGCTACAGCATCACGGACGGCTTCGGTGAGAGCTTCGTCTTCGCCTGCTTCGGTTCGGTGTACCTCGACGGTGATGCGCTTCTTCGTGACCGTCGTGCAAGCGGATTCGACTCCGGGTACCTCCCCTGCGTGATCGCTGCACATGCGTGCGACGTCGGTCGGTCGCATCCATACCATCGGCGAAGGCGATGTCGGCGAGGTAACCCCGGTGTGTGTCTGCGTGCGGGGCTTGGCTCCGATGACGAGAAGTGACAGTCCGGCAATCATCGCTGCCCCCGATGCGGTGATCATCCATGGCGCCCAATGTAATTCGGAAATCCAGTCGACCGCGTTGCGGATCCAGGGAGCCCCGCCGATCGTGTCGTGCACGATCAAGAATTCGCGACCTGCGACGAAGGCCAGTGCCAGCATGCCGAAGGCGAGCGCAA
This region of Rhodococcus sp. PAMC28707 genomic DNA includes:
- a CDS encoding DUF6286 domain-containing Asp23/Gls24 family envelope stress response protein; this translates as MVDTDRAATADTGGRGTLVIKERAIERVAVAAALTVPAVVRSVGGISRLTGRDLPRADASVGEYSVSINLYVSLTWPCRIADVSEAVYTEVARALDNIVGLPLYRLNVMVAATSAGEPVEHPVSDDTAVAAPRPRPPTASPGALPVAVALAFGMLALAFVAGREFLIVHDTIGGAPWIRNAVDWISELHWAPWMITASGAAMIAGLSLLVIGAKPRTQTHTGVTSPTSPSPMVWMRPTDVARMCSDHAGEVPGVESACTTVTKKRITVEVHRTEAGEDEALTEAVRDAVAPTLSVLADARDTRIRLHQARR